A window of Borrelia sp. A-FGy1 contains these coding sequences:
- a CDS encoding LysM peptidoglycan-binding domain-containing protein: protein MTQKRKLLFLILYMFALCLSLISCETPPEDTKSKNAKILKRKETDDVQRDIENIKNEVIKERGNLFYSKEFNQAENTEKEMKEKFKKGNIKEGNEIGIKALERYRNIAKNTIEKKEKINYFKENIEKYLNDAEANEAYIWIPLEIDEVNNLYFEATRKYKVYDIENSLGMYSKAFNKAQQTAKKARESRAFKETEERMYKQLKALEAASNLPVYSNNKLIKPSPWNGRSLIKDKGQYTNLLHLEGGTYLLGKFDFPLVLAYEEEAQEIKKSDSTKFKTLQLIEKSRQLWEQGLEAKRLNNLRLANELFLDSAKYLEAYQSHASKELYIIKIGNTLWGISKKLYKDPYLWPKIWFANRKKIQNPDLIHKDWKIIIPSK, encoded by the coding sequence ATGACACAAAAAAGGAAATTATTATTTTTAATATTGTATATGTTTGCTCTTTGTCTTAGTCTTATTTCATGTGAAACTCCTCCAGAAGATACCAAGAGTAAAAATGCAAAAATTTTAAAAAGAAAAGAAACTGATGATGTTCAAAGAGATATTGAAAATATTAAAAATGAAGTTATAAAAGAGAGAGGAAATCTTTTTTATTCTAAAGAATTCAACCAAGCTGAAAATACTGAAAAAGAAATGAAAGAAAAATTTAAAAAAGGAAATATTAAGGAAGGTAATGAAATTGGTATAAAAGCACTTGAAAGATACAGAAATATTGCAAAAAACACAATAGAAAAAAAGGAAAAAATAAACTATTTTAAGGAAAACATTGAAAAATACTTAAATGATGCAGAGGCAAATGAAGCATATATATGGATACCATTAGAAATTGATGAAGTAAATAATTTATATTTCGAAGCAACCAGAAAATATAAAGTGTATGATATTGAAAACTCTCTAGGTATGTATAGTAAAGCTTTTAACAAGGCTCAACAAACAGCTAAAAAAGCAAGAGAATCAAGAGCATTTAAAGAAACAGAAGAGAGAATGTACAAACAATTAAAAGCACTTGAAGCTGCTTCTAATCTCCCCGTTTACAGCAACAATAAGCTTATTAAGCCATCTCCATGGAATGGAAGATCTCTAATTAAAGATAAGGGACAATACACAAATCTTTTACACTTAGAAGGTGGCACTTATTTACTTGGTAAGTTTGATTTTCCATTAGTACTTGCTTATGAAGAAGAAGCTCAGGAAATAAAGAAATCAGACTCAACAAAATTTAAAACACTTCAACTTATTGAAAAGTCTAGACAACTATGGGAACAAGGCCTTGAAGCTAAAAGACTAAATAATCTTAGACTTGCAAATGAATTATTCTTAGATTCTGCAAAATACTTAGAAGCTTATCAAAGCCATGCAAGTAAAGAACTCTACATAATTAAGATAGGAAATACTCTATGGGGGATATCTAAGAAATTATACAAAGATCCCTATTTATGGCCAAAGATCTGGTTTGCAAACAGGAAAAAAATACAAAATCCAGATTTAATACATAAAGATTGGAAAATAATAATTCCCTCTAAATAA
- a CDS encoding tetratricopeptide repeat protein, whose protein sequence is MKNLILIISTLFFSCYTTNLEELTKETPYSIYLREAQKAMNVNDYDSALKVYEKMIENHKKNTSIVATGKYEIAFIHYALGKKEIAKKLFEELIKSGIKNPKWILALSKKILEKIKT, encoded by the coding sequence ATGAAAAATTTAATATTAATAATTAGTACTCTTTTCTTTTCTTGTTATACTACCAATTTAGAGGAACTTACAAAAGAAACTCCTTATAGTATTTATTTAAGAGAAGCTCAAAAAGCAATGAATGTAAATGATTATGATTCTGCCCTAAAAGTATATGAAAAAATGATTGAAAATCATAAAAAAAATACAAGTATAGTTGCCACTGGAAAATATGAAATTGCATTCATACATTATGCGCTAGGTAAAAAAGAAATAGCAAAAAAGTTATTTGAAGAATTAATAAAATCTGGTATAAAAAACCCCAAATGGATTCTAGCTTTATCCAAAAAAATACTTGAAAAAATTAAAACCTAA
- a CDS encoding vWA domain-containing protein has product MRKTYFVIFLLIGYNLFSLIDDYLDISIDDVYVEAHEDGFHLFIRKKPRVRSVILTESFEIPDKSKDVSTYSFRTLSYNKINGDEIRILNGRVIKNRELLSLTSSTPVPNKKFGEAFHILIPKRLKYGFPNFSTRSGDIDLETLKRKKEPFWFSIRTFERKYNDYLGQYKDNAYELFFKDTQKEDKVEIDGLREAFFRFSDNVTVANKGMDTIEKIKDILEKVEDPLSELDLVFVIDATESMKSHIEILKEHLFEIVEPQLENFKSYRVGIVFYKDYLEDFLTRSFDFNTKEYLNNILKYVNVGGGGDYPEAVFEGINAAVTQFDWKAENRLIIVLGDAPPHEYPRGPIVYEEVIESAKRKNITIYGILLQQ; this is encoded by the coding sequence ATGAGAAAAACTTACTTTGTTATTTTCTTGCTTATTGGGTATAATTTGTTTTCTTTAATCGATGATTATTTAGATATTTCTATTGATGATGTATATGTCGAGGCTCATGAAGATGGATTTCATCTTTTTATTAGAAAAAAGCCAAGAGTTAGGTCTGTTATTTTAACGGAATCTTTTGAAATTCCAGATAAAAGTAAAGATGTGTCTACTTATTCTTTTAGAACTTTGAGCTATAACAAGATTAATGGAGATGAGATTAGAATTTTAAATGGTAGAGTTATTAAGAATAGAGAGCTTTTATCGTTGACATCTTCTACGCCTGTTCCAAATAAGAAATTTGGAGAGGCTTTTCATATATTGATACCTAAGAGATTAAAATATGGTTTTCCAAATTTTTCAACAAGAAGCGGTGATATTGATTTAGAAACTCTTAAGAGAAAAAAAGAACCTTTTTGGTTTTCAATTAGAACTTTTGAGAGGAAATATAATGATTATTTAGGTCAATATAAGGATAATGCTTATGAGTTGTTTTTTAAGGACACACAAAAAGAAGATAAAGTAGAGATTGATGGCTTAAGAGAAGCATTTTTTAGATTTTCAGATAATGTTACTGTTGCAAATAAAGGAATGGATACTATTGAAAAGATAAAGGATATTTTAGAAAAGGTAGAAGATCCACTTTCTGAATTAGATCTTGTTTTTGTTATTGATGCTACTGAGAGCATGAAGAGTCATATTGAGATTTTAAAAGAGCATCTTTTTGAGATAGTAGAACCTCAACTTGAAAATTTTAAGTCTTATAGAGTAGGAATTGTGTTTTATAAAGATTATCTTGAAGACTTTCTAACAAGATCTTTTGATTTTAATACTAAGGAATATTTAAATAATATTCTTAAATATGTTAATGTAGGCGGTGGAGGTGATTATCCAGAGGCAGTATTTGAAGGGATTAATGCGGCTGTTACTCAGTTTGATTGGAAGGCAGAAAATAGGCTTATTATTGTATTGGGAGATGCCCCACCTCATGAGTATCCTAGAGGCCCTATAGTGTATGAAGAAGTAATTGAGTCAGCTAAAAGAAAGAATATTACAATTTATGGAATATTGCTTCAGCAGTAA